A single Suricata suricatta isolate VVHF042 chromosome 2, meerkat_22Aug2017_6uvM2_HiC, whole genome shotgun sequence DNA region contains:
- the HUS1 gene encoding checkpoint protein HUS1, which yields MKFRAKIVDAACLNHFTRVSNMVAKLAKACTLRISPEKLNFIVSDKVANGGVSMWCELDQENFFSEFQMEGVSAENNEIYLELTAENLSRALKTAQNARALKVKLTNKHFPCLTVSLELISASSSSRIVTHDIPIKIIPRRLWKDFQEPAIPDADVSIYLPVLKTMKSIVEKMKNISNHLTGPHVPSADVCFFHESLVSALICASRPLTMSQRTKVRAVPERQCPVTTLPWIWFSGWEPPLSQVLSKQI from the exons ATGAAGTTCCGGGCCAAGATCGTGGACGCGGCCTGTCTGAACCACTTCACAC GCGTCAGTAACATGGTCGCCAAGCTGGCCAAAGCCTGCACCCTCCGCATCAGCCCAGAGAAGCTGAACTTCATCGTCTCCGACAAAGTGGCCAATGGAGGCGTGAGCATGTGGTGTGAGCTGGACCAG GAGAACTTCTTCAGTGAATTTCAGATGGAAGGTGTCTCTGCAGAAAACAACGAGATTTATTTAGAGCTGACGGCGGAGAATTTATCTCGAGCTCTGAAAACTGCCCAGAACGCCAGAGCCTTGAAGGTCAAGCTGACTAATAAACACTTCCCCTGCCTCACGGTCTCCCTAGAGCTG ATATCCGCGTCGAGCAGTAGCCGCATTGTGACACACGACATCCCCATTAAGATCATTCCTAGGAGGCTGTGGAAGGATTTTCAAGAACCTGCGATCCCAGACGCTGAC GTTAGCATTTATTTGCCAGTCTTGAAGACCATGAAGAGCAttgtggaaaaaatgaaaaacatcagcAATCACCTC ACAGGACCTCACGTTCCATCTGCTGATGTGTGTTTCTTTCATGAGTCACTGGTGTCGGCCCTGATCTGCGCGTCCCGTCCGCTGACCATGTCTCAGCGCACGAAGGTCCGAGCTGTTCCAGAACGCCAGTGTCCTGTGACAACTCTGCCGTGGATCTGGTTCTCAGGCTGGGAGCCTCCCTTGAGCCAAGT ATTATCGAAGCAAATCTAA